A window from Chiloscyllium punctatum isolate Juve2018m chromosome 3, sChiPun1.3, whole genome shotgun sequence encodes these proteins:
- the sf3b6 gene encoding splicing factor 3B subunit 6, translating into MAMQAAKRANIRLPPEVNRILYIRNLPYKITAEEMYDIFGKYGPIRQIRVGNTPETRGTAYVVYEDIFDAKNACDHLSGFNVCNRYLVVLYYNANRAFQKMDTKKKEEQLKILKEKYGINTETK; encoded by the exons ATGGCGATGCAAGCGGCGAAACGGGCGAAC aTTCGTTTGCCTCCAGAAGTAAATCGTATCTTATATATAAGAAATTTGCCATACAAGATAACAGCAGAAGAAATGTATGATATATTTGGGAAATATGGACCAATCCGACAAATCAGAGT AGGAAATACACCTGAGACGAGAGGAACTGCATACGTAGTGTACGAAGATATTTTTGATGCCAAGAATGCTTGTGACCACTTATCTGGGTTCAATGTGTGCAACAGATACCTTGTGGTTTTGTACTACAATGCAAACAGG GCTTTCCAAAAAATGGATacaaagaaaaaggaagagcaaCTTAAAATTCTCAAGGAGAAGTATGGAATCAACACTGAAACAAAATGA